From Rhinopithecus roxellana isolate Shanxi Qingling chromosome 17, ASM756505v1, whole genome shotgun sequence, one genomic window encodes:
- the FIGLA gene encoding factor in the germline alpha, with amino-acid sequence MDPAPGALDPRAAPPALLCAPQAEVLEDVLREQFGPLPQLAAVCRLKRLPSGGYSSTENLQLVLERRRVANAKERERIKNLNRGFAKLKALVPFLPQSRKPSKVDILKGATEYIQVLSDLLGGAKDSKKQDPDEQSYSNNTSEPHISSARELSRNITQRISCAFGLKNEEEGPWADGGSGEPVHTCRQGVMSTTDVISPTRSLDRFPEVELLSHRLPQV; translated from the exons ATGGACCCCGCACCCGGCGCCCTAGATCCCCGCGCCGCGCCGCCCGCGCTCCTGTGCGCCCCGCAAGCCGAGGTGCTAGAAGACGTGTTGCGGGAGCAGTTCGGGCCGCTGCCCCAGCTGGCCGCTGTCTGCCGGCTCAAGCGGCTGCCCTCAGGCGGCTACTCGTCCACCGAAAACCTCCAGTTGGTGCTGGAGCGGCGGCGTGTGGCCAACGCCAAGGAGCGTGAGCGG atAAAAAATCTCAACCGTGGTTTTGCCAAATTGAAGGCACTTGTGCCGTTTCTTCCCCAAAGCAGGAAGCCCAGCAAAGTTGATATCCTCAAAGGTGCAACTGAATATATCCAGGTTCTCAGTGATCTTTTGGGAGGAGCCAAAGACTCAAAG AAACAAGACCCAGATGAGCAGAGCTACAGTAACAACACTTCTGAACCACATATATCCTCGGCTAGAGAGCTATCAAGAAACATCACCCAACGTATCAGCTGTGCTTTCGGCTTGAAGAATGAAGAGGAAGGGCCTTGGGcagatggtggcagtggtgagCCGGTGCATACTTGTCGCCAGGGTGTGATGTCTACGACTGACGTTATCTCCCCAACCAGAAGTCTG GATAGATTCCCAGAAGTAGAACTGCTGAGTCACAG acTTCCACaagtatga